In Syntrophomonadaceae bacterium, one DNA window encodes the following:
- the rarD gene encoding EamA family transporter RarD, with the protein MDDKLVGLCYALAAFVAWGILPLYWKALEVVPAQEILAHRIFWSFVFVAGIIYSLKSWSSLAGLIKDGKSLAMIAFCALLISVNWFVYIWAVNSDRVVEASMGYYITPLITVFFGITLLKERLDLYQLTAFILAVAGVAVITLHFGRIPWIALVLAVTFAVYSLLKKLLKVDSVSGLALETAFITPLALAFIIFKQFSGTGSLGTLSPAISLFLVASGIVTATPLLWFAKAAQKIELSTLGFLQYIGPTISLLIGIFYFKEEFSAMHFISFCLIWAGVIVYSWSAIGGMKKLPAFLRQESSLKS; encoded by the coding sequence TTGGATGATAAACTGGTTGGTCTTTGCTATGCACTTGCCGCTTTTGTTGCCTGGGGAATACTTCCTCTTTACTGGAAGGCGCTGGAGGTGGTTCCAGCCCAAGAGATACTTGCGCATCGGATATTTTGGTCCTTTGTATTTGTGGCAGGTATTATTTATTCCTTAAAAAGCTGGAGCAGCCTGGCAGGGTTGATCAAAGATGGCAAAAGCCTGGCCATGATTGCCTTTTGTGCTCTACTGATCAGTGTCAACTGGTTTGTCTATATCTGGGCAGTTAATTCTGACCGGGTTGTCGAGGCAAGTATGGGCTATTATATAACCCCATTAATTACAGTGTTTTTTGGCATCACACTATTAAAGGAAAGATTAGATTTATATCAATTAACAGCCTTTATTCTGGCTGTCGCCGGTGTTGCCGTTATTACTCTTCATTTTGGCAGAATTCCCTGGATTGCCCTGGTCTTGGCCGTCACTTTCGCTGTTTATAGTTTGCTTAAGAAGCTCTTAAAGGTGGATTCTGTTTCGGGCCTGGCTTTGGAAACAGCGTTTATTACACCACTTGCTTTGGCTTTTATTATATTCAAACAATTTAGCGGAACCGGATCTTTGGGTACCCTTTCCCCCGCTATTTCTCTCTTTTTGGTGGCCTCCGGGATTGTCACCGCAACCCCCCTGTTGTGGTTTGCCAAAGCCGCCCAGAAAATTGAGCTTTCTACCTTAGGATTTCTACAATATATTGGACCCACTATCAGCTTGCTAATAGGCATCTTTTATTTCAAAGAAGAATTCTCTGCAATGCATTTCATCAGCTTTTGCCTGATCTGGGCAGGGGTAATCGTTTATTCCTGGTCTGCCATTGGCGGGATGAAAAAACTGCCCGCCTTCCTAAGGCAAGAATCTTCTCTCAAATCATAA